One window of Burkholderia cepacia GG4 genomic DNA carries:
- a CDS encoding rhodanese-like domain-containing protein, whose translation MSYVTDVPAADSAAALAHFEVSLQFETDCWDVHDALASGTPDFVLLDVRSPEQFAAGHAPGARNLPHRKIVAGKLADYPADTLFVVYCAGPHCNGAARAAIRLARLGRPVKLMIGGVTGWLDEGFALSNEVRPEDVGTR comes from the coding sequence ATGTCTTATGTCACCGACGTCCCCGCCGCCGACAGCGCCGCCGCCCTCGCGCACTTCGAAGTGTCGCTGCAATTCGAAACCGACTGCTGGGACGTGCACGACGCGCTCGCGTCCGGCACGCCCGATTTCGTGCTGCTCGACGTCCGGAGTCCGGAGCAGTTTGCCGCCGGCCACGCGCCCGGCGCGCGCAACCTGCCGCACCGCAAGATCGTCGCCGGCAAGCTCGCCGACTATCCAGCCGACACGCTGTTCGTCGTCTACTGCGCGGGCCCGCACTGCAACGGCGCCGCGCGCGCAGCGATCCGGCTCGCGCGGCTCGGCCGCCCGGTGAAGCTGATGATCGGCGGCGTCACCGGCTGGCTCGACGAAGGTTTCGCGCTGAGCAACGAAGTGCGGCCGGAGGACGTCGGCACGCGCTGA
- a CDS encoding membrane protein: MEHFTAWQLLVSLVLVAIVVYPYVRIVRRTGHSGWWILAMFVPILNFVMLWVFAFVRWPALDDRHS; the protein is encoded by the coding sequence ATGGAACACTTCACCGCGTGGCAGTTGCTCGTCTCGCTCGTGCTCGTCGCGATCGTCGTCTATCCGTATGTCCGCATCGTTCGGCGTACCGGACATTCAGGCTGGTGGATCCTGGCGATGTTCGTCCCGATCCTGAACTTCGTGATGTTGTGGGTGTTCGCGTTCGTGCGCTGGCCCGCGCTCGACGATCGGCATAGCTGA
- a CDS encoding GNAT family N-acetyltransferase: MTFTYDVTDAGDANVRKQIAAPLVRFNESQAGPHDFRPLAVRVTDADGAVVGGLWGSTAFGWLHVDLLVVPEAARGQGAGTRIMDLAEAEAVARGCHSAWLDTFDFQARPFYEKRGYVRFGELPDYATGHTRIFLTKQLGS; the protein is encoded by the coding sequence ATGACGTTTACCTATGACGTGACCGACGCGGGCGACGCGAACGTCCGCAAGCAGATCGCGGCGCCGCTCGTCCGGTTCAACGAAAGCCAGGCCGGCCCGCACGATTTTCGGCCGCTGGCCGTGCGCGTGACCGATGCCGACGGCGCCGTCGTCGGCGGCCTGTGGGGCAGCACGGCGTTCGGCTGGCTGCATGTCGACCTGCTCGTCGTGCCCGAGGCGGCGCGCGGCCAGGGCGCCGGCACGCGCATCATGGATCTCGCCGAAGCGGAAGCGGTCGCGCGCGGTTGCCATAGCGCGTGGCTCGACACGTTCGACTTCCAGGCGCGGCCGTTCTACGAGAAACGCGGTTATGTCCGCTTCGGTGAACTGCCGGACTACGCGACGGGGCATACGCGCATTTTCCTGACGAAGCAGCTCGGTTCCTGA
- a CDS encoding ATP-binding protein → MTGLQHAIARWRSASLRRRLLMWLLPAACVIGLVASAGTYWGALRELDDLLDDQMRSMSKQIVVGPNGELSFRNHGDGKHDFEASDPDAVLLQVWRNGTLVYSTDRKSSLPPPAQTGVASVDVGGQPWRTYVTERGGTTIRLAQARHARWEAIAGIAVHLLWPVFSMLPLLAIGLWFGIGAGLRPLRTIASGLKRRNANNLEPVDVASMPNEVRPLAEAINDLLARLDRSFTLQRHFIADAAHELRTPIMGLSIQSQLLRRASTSDERERILAQIHAGTTRLGHLAEQLLTLARLEPDAQASASTATPVDLAALCRSVVADRTRVADAHRIDLGAIVSSPVMAAGNLDTLRVLLNNLVDNAIRYAGDGARVDVSARLDGATPVLEVADDGPGIPEAERTDVWERFYRGEGAQAVTSSGSGLGLSIVKRIAEQHRATVALGTTQGGRGLTVTVRFPAAG, encoded by the coding sequence ATGACGGGCCTGCAACACGCGATCGCGCGCTGGCGCAGCGCGTCGCTGCGGCGGCGCCTGCTGATGTGGCTGCTGCCCGCCGCCTGCGTGATCGGGCTGGTCGCGAGCGCGGGCACCTACTGGGGCGCGCTGCGCGAACTCGACGATCTGCTCGACGACCAGATGCGCAGCATGTCAAAGCAAATCGTGGTCGGCCCGAACGGCGAGCTGTCGTTCCGTAACCACGGCGACGGCAAGCACGACTTCGAGGCCAGCGACCCCGACGCCGTGCTGCTGCAGGTCTGGCGCAACGGCACGCTGGTCTATTCGACCGATCGCAAATCGTCGCTGCCGCCGCCCGCCCAAACCGGCGTCGCGAGCGTCGACGTCGGCGGCCAGCCGTGGCGCACTTATGTGACCGAACGTGGCGGCACGACGATCCGCCTCGCGCAGGCGCGCCATGCGCGCTGGGAAGCGATCGCGGGCATCGCGGTGCACCTGCTGTGGCCGGTGTTCTCGATGCTGCCGCTGCTCGCGATCGGGCTGTGGTTCGGCATCGGCGCGGGGCTGCGGCCGCTGCGCACGATCGCATCCGGCCTGAAGCGCAGGAATGCGAACAATCTCGAACCTGTCGACGTCGCCTCGATGCCGAACGAGGTCCGCCCGCTCGCCGAAGCGATCAACGACCTGCTCGCGCGCCTCGACCGCTCGTTCACGCTGCAGCGCCACTTCATCGCCGATGCCGCGCACGAACTGCGCACGCCGATCATGGGGCTGTCGATCCAGTCGCAACTGCTGCGGCGCGCGTCGACGTCCGACGAACGCGAACGGATACTCGCGCAGATCCACGCGGGCACGACCCGCCTCGGCCACCTCGCCGAACAGCTGCTGACGCTCGCGCGTCTCGAACCCGATGCGCAGGCATCCGCATCGACCGCCACGCCCGTCGATCTCGCCGCGCTGTGCCGCTCGGTGGTGGCCGACCGCACGCGCGTCGCGGACGCGCACCGGATCGATCTCGGCGCGATCGTGTCGTCGCCCGTGATGGCCGCGGGCAATCTGGACACGCTGCGTGTGCTGCTGAACAACCTCGTCGACAATGCGATCCGCTATGCGGGCGACGGCGCGCGCGTCGACGTGTCCGCGCGCCTCGACGGCGCGACGCCCGTGCTCGAAGTTGCCGACGACGGCCCCGGCATTCCGGAAGCCGAGCGCACGGACGTATGGGAGCGCTTCTATCGCGGCGAAGGCGCGCAGGCGGTCACGTCGTCGGGGAGCGGGCTCGGGCTGTCGATCGTCAAGCGCATCGCCGAGCAGCATCGCGCGACGGTCGCGCTCGGCACGACGCAAGGCGGCCGCGGGCTGACCGTGACAGTGCGGTTTCCCGCAGCGGGCTGA
- a CDS encoding MarR family winged helix-turn-helix transcriptional regulator, producing MTKPAKLTAIALSVFRLNGLLIEWGNTFAAPHGLTSARWQVLGAISMAPDAPNIPQIAEAMGITRQAVLKQINVLAEEGLVQPLANPTHKRSPLYALTPRGAAAYHAVVGQWQQHVRDISGQFSSADLDAAIRVLSAMSGAHAPGGPA from the coding sequence ATGACGAAACCCGCCAAGTTGACCGCCATCGCGCTGTCCGTCTTCCGGCTGAACGGCCTGCTGATTGAATGGGGTAATACCTTTGCCGCGCCGCACGGCTTGACCAGTGCGCGCTGGCAAGTGCTCGGTGCCATCTCGATGGCACCCGACGCACCGAACATCCCGCAGATCGCCGAGGCAATGGGCATCACGCGGCAGGCCGTGCTGAAGCAGATCAACGTGCTGGCGGAAGAAGGACTGGTGCAGCCGCTGGCGAACCCGACGCACAAGCGGTCTCCGCTGTATGCGCTGACGCCGCGCGGCGCGGCGGCCTATCACGCGGTGGTCGGGCAATGGCAACAGCATGTCCGCGACATCTCCGGCCAATTCAGTTCGGCTGATCTGGATGCGGCGATTCGCGTGCTGTCAGCGATGTCCGGTGCGCATGCGCCGGGCGGACCAGCGTGA
- a CDS encoding isocitrate lyase/PEP mutase family protein: MSDSDVQFRQAEAFRALHVRPGAFIIPNPWDAGSARLLAMAGFDALATTSAGFAYSKGRPDNAIGRDEMLGHIAEIVAAGGLPVSADLENGFGDAPETVAETIRLAAGAGAVGGSIEDATGRADAPIYPHDAAVERIAAAVDAARALPFPFTLTARCENYLHGRHDLADTIARLVAYRDAGADVLYAPGLTDPDHIAAVTRAVDGPVNVVMGLQGGLLSADALAALGVKRISVGAALARTAFGAFLRGAMEMARDGTFTFAQAALSGRDLDRWFSAPDNPHVPFEQ; the protein is encoded by the coding sequence ATGTCCGATTCCGACGTTCAGTTCCGCCAGGCCGAAGCTTTCCGCGCGCTGCACGTGCGCCCCGGTGCCTTCATCATCCCGAACCCGTGGGATGCCGGCTCGGCCCGGCTGCTCGCGATGGCCGGCTTCGACGCGCTCGCCACCACGAGCGCCGGCTTCGCGTATTCGAAAGGGCGGCCCGACAACGCGATCGGCCGTGACGAGATGCTCGGCCACATCGCCGAGATTGTCGCCGCGGGCGGCCTGCCGGTGAGTGCCGATCTCGAGAACGGCTTCGGCGACGCGCCCGAGACGGTCGCCGAGACGATCCGGCTGGCGGCCGGCGCCGGCGCGGTGGGCGGCTCGATCGAGGATGCGACCGGCCGCGCCGACGCGCCGATCTATCCGCACGACGCGGCGGTCGAACGCATCGCGGCGGCGGTCGACGCGGCACGTGCGCTGCCGTTCCCGTTCACGCTGACCGCGCGTTGCGAAAACTACCTGCACGGCCGCCACGACCTCGCCGACACGATCGCGCGGCTGGTCGCGTATCGCGACGCGGGCGCCGACGTGCTGTACGCGCCGGGCCTGACCGATCCCGACCACATCGCGGCAGTCACGCGCGCGGTGGACGGGCCGGTCAACGTCGTGATGGGGCTGCAGGGCGGGCTGCTGAGCGCCGATGCGCTCGCGGCGCTCGGCGTGAAGCGCATCAGCGTCGGCGCCGCACTGGCGCGGACCGCGTTCGGCGCGTTCCTGCGCGGCGCGATGGAAATGGCGCGCGACGGTACGTTCACGTTCGCGCAAGCGGCGCTGTCGGGGCGCGATCTCGATCGCTGGTTTTCGGCGCCGGACAATCCGCACGTTCCGTTTGAACAATGA
- a CDS encoding YgiW/YdeI family stress tolerance OB fold protein: protein MKHLARILTVALAVLPAAVYAQYTGPSALATTTVKELLANGKDDQHVQLQGRIVKRMGGEDYTFADATGTILVEIDHKLWAAGQPVNDKNEVKVTGEFERKWSGRVKVDADHVEVVR, encoded by the coding sequence ATGAAACACCTGGCCAGAATCCTGACGGTCGCGCTCGCAGTGCTGCCTGCCGCCGTCTACGCGCAATACACCGGGCCGTCCGCGCTCGCGACGACGACCGTGAAGGAACTCCTCGCGAACGGCAAGGACGATCAGCACGTGCAGTTGCAGGGGCGCATCGTCAAGCGCATGGGCGGCGAGGACTACACGTTCGCCGACGCGACGGGCACGATCCTCGTCGAGATCGACCACAAGCTGTGGGCCGCCGGCCAGCCCGTCAACGACAAGAACGAAGTGAAGGTGACCGGCGAATTCGAGCGCAAATGGTCGGGCCGTGTGAAGGTCGACGCCGACCACGTCGAAGTGGTGCGCTGA
- a CDS encoding MurR/RpiR family transcriptional regulator, whose product MAANFDELASRIRAQFSELSPQFQAGAAFLLDHPDEVATSSMRKVAQRAQVQPASLVRLAQQFGFPGWNELRDLCVARVRTRPEPLTQRARSLVRPDAKASLAHDLLAAQQHNLAATAAQNEHALADAAKLIRKASHVHVAGFRSCYPVAFGFVYGYRLFRPTVSLLNGVAGSLEMELRTIAKQSVTVVVSFAPYSAEATRVAQAAKAQGSKIVAITDSAVSPIALHADAQLIFTHDSPSFFPSLVAAHAMAEALVAQLLALEGSDAIAALERTEAELHAKGAYVV is encoded by the coding sequence ATGGCTGCCAATTTCGATGAACTCGCGTCCCGGATCCGGGCGCAATTTTCCGAACTGAGTCCGCAATTCCAGGCGGGCGCTGCATTTCTGCTCGATCATCCCGACGAGGTCGCCACGTCGTCGATGCGCAAGGTCGCGCAGCGCGCGCAGGTTCAACCCGCGTCGCTCGTGCGGCTCGCGCAGCAATTCGGTTTCCCCGGCTGGAACGAGCTGCGCGACCTGTGCGTCGCGCGCGTGCGCACGCGTCCCGAGCCGCTCACGCAACGGGCGCGCTCGCTCGTGCGGCCCGACGCGAAAGCGTCGCTCGCGCATGACCTGCTTGCCGCACAGCAGCACAATCTCGCCGCGACCGCCGCGCAGAACGAGCACGCGCTCGCGGATGCCGCGAAGCTGATCCGCAAGGCATCGCACGTGCACGTCGCGGGGTTCCGGTCGTGCTATCCGGTCGCGTTCGGTTTCGTGTACGGCTACCGTCTGTTCCGGCCGACCGTGTCGCTGCTCAACGGCGTCGCGGGCTCGCTCGAGATGGAGCTGCGCACGATCGCGAAGCAGAGCGTGACCGTGGTCGTCAGCTTCGCGCCGTATTCGGCGGAAGCGACCCGCGTCGCGCAGGCCGCGAAGGCGCAGGGCAGCAAGATCGTCGCGATCACCGACAGCGCGGTGTCGCCGATCGCGTTGCACGCGGACGCGCAGCTGATCTTCACGCACGACAGTCCGTCGTTCTTTCCGTCGCTGGTCGCCGCGCATGCGATGGCCGAAGCGCTGGTCGCGCAGTTGCTGGCGCTCGAAGGCAGCGACGCGATCGCGGCGCTCGAGCGCACCGAAGCGGAGCTGCATGCGAAGGGTGCGTATGTCGTGTAG
- a CDS encoding cytochrome P450: MNPTDPIAAVTHRDPYPYYATLVDGPPLAFDATLGLWVTSRAASVTAVLGHPACRVRPLDAPVPPALRGTTAGALFGELVRMNDGALRHDVPKQALRAAFAPIDADALRERAAQLAGRRLRAPYDAAALNAWCLTVPVCAVADLLGFDDAQLDPIAGLVVDFVAALSPLSDAAALARASDGARQLLDRMTERVAHTRAQDGSLVAAIQQAARAAGWQASGALVANLVGLLSQTCEATAAWLGNALVAWDGTTADGAGAERAMPDAAALDAFVAEVGRFDAPVQNTRRFVASRTTIEGVTVEAGAAILVVLAAANRDPAVHREPQRLLPGRAPGPNFGFGTGPHGCPGERIARAVTAGAFGAWLRAGGGPSRDRLVWDYRASTNVRMPKFVAGR, encoded by the coding sequence ATGAACCCGACCGATCCGATTGCCGCGGTGACGCACCGCGATCCCTATCCTTACTACGCGACGCTCGTCGACGGGCCGCCGCTCGCGTTCGACGCCACGCTCGGCCTGTGGGTCACGAGCCGCGCGGCGAGCGTGACGGCCGTGCTCGGCCACCCGGCGTGCCGCGTCCGGCCGCTCGACGCGCCGGTGCCGCCCGCGTTGCGCGGCACGACGGCCGGCGCGCTGTTCGGCGAGCTGGTGCGCATGAACGATGGCGCGCTGCGGCACGACGTACCGAAGCAGGCGTTGCGTGCCGCATTTGCGCCGATCGACGCGGACGCGTTGCGCGAGCGTGCCGCGCAGCTCGCCGGCCGCCGGCTGCGCGCGCCATACGACGCCGCTGCGCTGAACGCGTGGTGCCTGACGGTGCCGGTTTGCGCAGTCGCCGATCTGCTCGGCTTCGACGATGCGCAGCTCGACCCTATCGCCGGGCTGGTCGTCGATTTCGTCGCCGCGCTGTCGCCGCTGTCGGACGCCGCCGCGCTGGCCAGGGCGAGCGACGGCGCGCGCCAGTTGCTCGACCGGATGACGGAACGCGTCGCGCACACACGTGCGCAGGACGGTTCACTGGTCGCCGCGATTCAGCAGGCGGCGCGCGCCGCGGGCTGGCAGGCGAGCGGCGCGCTGGTCGCGAATCTCGTCGGCTTGCTGTCGCAGACGTGCGAGGCGACGGCCGCGTGGCTTGGCAATGCGCTGGTGGCGTGGGATGGCACGACGGCCGACGGCGCGGGTGCCGAACGCGCGATGCCGGATGCGGCCGCGCTCGATGCATTCGTCGCCGAGGTCGGCCGATTCGACGCGCCGGTGCAGAACACGCGCCGCTTCGTCGCGTCGCGCACGACGATCGAAGGCGTGACCGTCGAAGCCGGCGCGGCCATCCTGGTCGTGCTCGCCGCGGCGAACCGCGACCCGGCCGTGCATCGCGAGCCGCAGCGGCTGCTGCCGGGCCGTGCGCCGGGGCCGAACTTCGGGTTCGGCACGGGGCCGCACGGCTGCCCGGGCGAGCGGATCGCGCGGGCGGTGACGGCGGGGGCGTTCGGGGCGTGGTTGCGCGCGGGCGGCGGACCGTCGCGCGACAGGCTGGTGTGGGACTACCGCGCGTCGACCAACGTCAGGATGCCGAAGTTCGTCGCGGGGAGGTAA
- the blaPEN-bcc gene encoding PEN family class A beta-lactamase, Bcc-type translates to MTYSSQRRTLLLAAATAPLVLTVTACGSAPAAAQDVSSATTFAALERAAGGRLGVCAIDTASGRRAQHRADERFPFCSTFKAMLSAAVLAQSVERPGLLQQRVTYGQSDLVNYSPVSGKHVGTGMTVAELCAAAIQYSDNSAANLAMKLIGGPAAVTAYARSIGDDAFRLDRWETELNTALPGDPRDTTTPAAMAASLHALTLGEALPPAQRAQLVAWLRGNQVGDKRIRAGVPAGWQVADKTGTGDYGTTNDAGVIWPPSRAPIVLAVYYTQARADAKPKDDVIAAAARIAAATFA, encoded by the coding sequence ATGACCTACTCATCGCAACGTCGAACCCTGTTGCTGGCCGCCGCGACGGCGCCGCTCGTCCTGACCGTCACCGCGTGCGGGTCGGCGCCGGCCGCCGCGCAGGACGTGTCGTCCGCGACGACGTTTGCCGCGCTCGAACGCGCGGCAGGCGGCCGTCTCGGCGTGTGCGCGATCGACACCGCGAGTGGCCGGCGCGCGCAGCATCGCGCCGATGAGCGCTTCCCGTTCTGCAGCACGTTCAAGGCGATGCTGAGCGCGGCGGTGCTCGCGCAAAGCGTCGAGCGTCCGGGGCTGCTGCAGCAGCGCGTCACGTACGGGCAGTCCGATCTCGTCAACTATTCGCCGGTGTCGGGCAAGCATGTCGGCACCGGCATGACGGTCGCCGAGTTGTGCGCGGCGGCGATCCAGTACAGCGACAACTCGGCCGCGAACCTGGCGATGAAGCTGATCGGCGGACCGGCGGCGGTGACCGCGTATGCGCGCTCGATCGGCGACGACGCGTTCCGGCTCGATCGCTGGGAGACCGAACTGAACACCGCGTTGCCGGGCGATCCGCGCGATACGACGACGCCGGCCGCGATGGCCGCGAGCTTGCACGCGCTCACGCTCGGCGAGGCGCTGCCGCCCGCGCAGCGTGCGCAACTCGTCGCCTGGCTGCGCGGCAACCAGGTCGGCGACAAGCGGATTCGCGCGGGTGTGCCGGCCGGGTGGCAGGTGGCCGACAAGACCGGCACCGGGGACTACGGGACGACGAACGACGCAGGTGTGATCTGGCCGCCGTCGCGCGCGCCGATCGTGCTGGCCGTGTACTACACGCAGGCACGTGCCGATGCGAAGCCGAAGGACGACGTGATCGCGGCAGCGGCGCGCATCGCGGCCGCGACGTTCGCGTGA
- the penR gene encoding beta-lactamase transcriptional regulator PenR, translated as MTKLRPHLPLNALRAFESSARHLNFTRAGLELSVTQAAVSQQVRSLEERLGCTLFTRLPRGLGLTDEGRALLPVLSDAFSRIETVLKQFEGGRFHEVLTLGAVGTFALGWLMPRLKRFGDTHPFVELRLRTNNNVVDLAAEGLDFAIRFGEGNWPATRNERLLDAPLTALCAPEIARRLARPADLANETLLRSYRTDEWLGWFDAAQLEPWTVNGPVFDSSRLMVEAAMQGAGIALAPACMFARELQLGLLARPLDIDVHTGGYWLTSLKSKPLTPAMTQFRDWIAAEAADAAPVE; from the coding sequence ATGACCAAGCTCCGCCCTCATCTTCCGCTGAATGCGTTGCGCGCGTTCGAATCGTCGGCGCGCCACCTGAACTTCACGCGCGCCGGCCTCGAGCTGAGCGTGACCCAGGCCGCCGTGAGCCAGCAGGTGCGGTCGCTCGAGGAACGGCTCGGCTGCACGCTGTTCACGCGTCTGCCGCGCGGCCTCGGGCTCACCGACGAAGGACGCGCGCTGCTGCCGGTGCTCAGCGACGCGTTCAGCCGGATCGAAACCGTGCTCAAGCAGTTCGAGGGTGGGCGCTTCCACGAGGTACTCACGCTCGGCGCGGTCGGCACCTTTGCCCTAGGCTGGCTAATGCCAAGATTGAAGCGGTTCGGCGACACGCACCCGTTCGTCGAGCTGCGGCTGCGGACCAACAACAACGTCGTCGACCTCGCGGCCGAAGGTCTCGATTTCGCGATCCGCTTCGGCGAAGGCAACTGGCCCGCGACGCGCAACGAACGGCTGCTCGACGCGCCGCTCACCGCGCTGTGTGCGCCGGAGATCGCGCGGCGTCTCGCGCGGCCGGCCGATCTCGCGAACGAAACGCTGCTGCGCTCGTACCGCACCGACGAATGGCTCGGCTGGTTCGACGCCGCGCAGCTCGAGCCATGGACGGTCAACGGCCCCGTGTTCGATTCGTCGCGCCTGATGGTCGAGGCCGCGATGCAGGGCGCGGGCATCGCGCTCGCGCCGGCCTGCATGTTCGCGCGCGAACTGCAGCTCGGGCTGCTCGCACGGCCGCTCGACATCGACGTGCACACCGGCGGCTACTGGCTCACATCGCTGAAATCGAAGCCGCTGACGCCCGCGATGACACAGTTTCGCGACTGGATCGCGGCGGAAGCCGCCGACGCGGCGCCGGTCGAATGA
- a CDS encoding response regulator — MRVLLVEDDPLIGSGLEQGLKQEGFAVDWVKDGDAASLALRSTSYGLLLLDLGLPNRDGLSVLASLRRRDETLPAIIITARDGVPDRIAGLDSGADDYLVKPFVLEELLARIRAVNRRHAGRAQTTLAIGPLRLDPVKHVVWLNDDEVTLSPKEFVLLHELMRDPGAVISREQFEERLYSWGEEIESNAVQVHIHNLRKKLGHDMIRTVRGVGYRIGDGA; from the coding sequence ATGCGCGTACTGCTCGTCGAGGACGATCCGCTGATCGGCAGCGGGCTCGAACAGGGCCTAAAACAGGAAGGCTTCGCGGTCGACTGGGTGAAGGACGGCGACGCCGCGTCGCTCGCGCTGCGCTCGACCAGCTACGGCCTGCTGCTGCTCGACCTCGGGCTGCCGAACCGCGACGGCCTGTCGGTGCTCGCGTCGCTGCGCCGCCGCGACGAGACCCTGCCCGCGATCATCATCACCGCGCGCGACGGCGTGCCGGACCGCATCGCCGGCCTCGACAGCGGCGCCGACGATTACCTCGTCAAACCGTTCGTGCTCGAGGAACTGCTCGCCCGCATTCGCGCGGTCAACCGCCGCCATGCGGGGCGCGCGCAAACGACGCTCGCGATCGGCCCGCTGCGGCTCGATCCCGTCAAGCACGTGGTCTGGCTGAACGACGACGAAGTCACGCTGTCGCCGAAGGAATTCGTGCTGCTGCACGAACTGATGCGCGACCCCGGCGCGGTGATTTCGCGCGAACAGTTCGAGGAACGGCTGTACAGTTGGGGCGAGGAAATCGAAAGCAACGCGGTGCAGGTGCATATCCACAACCTGCGCAAGAAGCTCGGCCACGACATGATCCGTACGGTGCGCGGCGTCGGCTACCGGATCGGTGACGGCGCATGA
- a CDS encoding superinfection immunity protein — translation MQHAVLIQMAGSVAAIALYFLPAIVADRRGRHDKLTIAMFNALFAWTGIGWLMTLYWACQPNPQTDVAQTILAKRRGISMRTFSTGLVERVQRRVAAQEQWAEKQGCR, via the coding sequence ATGCAACACGCAGTCCTGATTCAGATGGCCGGTTCGGTCGCAGCGATCGCGCTCTATTTTCTTCCGGCCATCGTCGCCGACCGGCGCGGCCGGCACGACAAGCTGACGATCGCCATGTTCAACGCCCTGTTCGCGTGGACGGGCATCGGCTGGCTGATGACCCTTTACTGGGCATGCCAGCCGAACCCGCAAACCGACGTCGCGCAAACCATCCTCGCGAAGCGCCGCGGCATCAGCATGCGGACCTTCTCGACCGGTCTCGTCGAACGCGTGCAGCGCCGCGTCGCCGCCCAGGAGCAATGGGCGGAGAAGCAAGGTTGCCGCTAA
- a CDS encoding YodC family protein, with protein sequence MTIRENHCSGFRVGDVVTLKTGGPRMTVTYAGPVVFDDADWLICQWFDDSGHFRQEMFHHETVVPEPRAISAGRVRVRMQGHRYRSAA encoded by the coding sequence ATGACGATCCGGGAAAATCACTGCAGTGGCTTTCGTGTCGGCGATGTCGTGACGCTGAAAACAGGCGGGCCGCGCATGACGGTCACCTATGCCGGGCCGGTTGTGTTCGACGATGCCGACTGGCTGATCTGCCAGTGGTTCGACGACAGCGGCCACTTCCGGCAGGAAATGTTTCATCACGAGACGGTGGTACCCGAACCGCGCGCGATTTCCGCCGGGCGCGTCCGCGTGCGCATGCAGGGGCACCGTTACCGTTCCGCGGCCTGA
- a CDS encoding antibiotic biosynthesis monooxygenase family protein — MPHFKPMDPNFPIQQQIGIDAEPVVLVNVFTLDAADEADFLAVWKDDAAFMKRQPGFISTQLHRALGDSPTYFNYAIWESTDAFRAAFTHPEFVAKLSAYPSSAVASPHLFQKVAVAGICTA, encoded by the coding sequence ATGCCACATTTCAAACCGATGGATCCGAACTTTCCGATTCAGCAACAGATCGGCATCGACGCAGAGCCCGTTGTCCTGGTCAACGTGTTCACCCTGGATGCGGCCGACGAAGCGGATTTCCTCGCTGTGTGGAAGGACGATGCAGCGTTCATGAAACGGCAGCCGGGCTTCATTTCGACCCAGTTGCATCGTGCGCTCGGCGACAGTCCGACTTACTTCAACTATGCGATCTGGGAGTCGACAGACGCGTTTCGCGCGGCCTTCACGCATCCCGAGTTCGTCGCAAAACTGTCGGCCTACCCGTCGTCCGCCGTCGCGAGCCCGCACCTGTTCCAGAAAGTCGCCGTGGCCGGTATCTGTACCGCGTAA